In uncultured Draconibacterium sp., one genomic interval encodes:
- a CDS encoding transcriptional repressor: MKSIEILNNHKLKRTSCREGIIDIVMEANQALSENEIRERLVGNYDRTTFYRSFKTLVEHQIVHKIVVDNQVVKYALDKQVTHKSAHAHFYCNTCNTVKCMDDIPVQHYNLPDGYAEEETEVLIKGTCSVCKDQA; the protein is encoded by the coding sequence ATGAAATCAATTGAAATATTAAACAATCATAAGCTCAAACGAACCAGTTGTCGGGAAGGGATAATTGACATAGTAATGGAAGCTAACCAGGCACTATCTGAAAATGAAATCAGAGAACGCCTTGTGGGAAACTACGACCGTACTACCTTTTATCGTTCATTTAAAACACTGGTAGAGCATCAAATCGTTCATAAAATCGTTGTCGACAATCAAGTGGTTAAGTATGCTCTGGATAAACAGGTGACGCATAAATCCGCTCATGCACATTTTTATTGCAACACATGTAACACGGTAAAGTGTATGGATGATATACCCGTACAACATTATAATCTTCCGGATGGTTACGCTGAAGAAGAAACCGAAGTTTTAATTAAAGGAACCTGTTCCGTTTGCAAAGACCAGGCTTAA
- a CDS encoding glycoside hydrolase family 78 protein, producing MKQSKALLKSLLLIVIISVFSSVLYAKTGVKKLVCEYHENPVGIDIEQPRLSWQLYSDQQNVVQSAYEIRVAGSVNELSSKSKQLWNSGKVESDQSVNVVYGGPKPESMQRVYWQVRVWDNTGKASAWSEPAYWEMGILGPELWKASWISLPNEPESKDSQPAQYYRNEFSTSKSIKSARAYVTSHGLYQLFLNGEKVGDQLFTPGWTSYNKRLQYQTYDVTGMLQKENAVGVVLGDGWYRGNIGWVSANGYYGDQLALLFQLKIDYNDGTSEWIVSDKNWKVNNGPIRKSDIYNGETYDARLELNGWTSTGYNETDWQSVEEVDQPKDLLIAPQGVPVKAVEEIKPIEFITTPKGEKVYDMGQNMVGWVRIKMKGKAGQKVQLKFAEVLDKEGNFYTANLRAAECTDTYIFGKDGEAVYEPKFTFHGFRYLQLIGFDEMPSKEDITGVVIYSDMEPTGTFACNDEMINQLQHNIQWGQKGNFLDVPTDCPQRDERLGWTGDAQVFSMTAGYNFNVAAFYTKWMKDVAADQLDNGVIPHVIPDVLNGQGGATGWADVVAVIPWSVYKIYGDTRILEESYPAITKWVGYMNERAGDDYLWTGDTHYGDWLAYATTNSDYPGATTEKDLLATAYFYYTTTLTAKIAQLIGKPQDAQKYKQLAANIKEAFNDEFVTPNGRLVSHTQTAYVIALSFGILPDNMVDAAAAYLAGDVEKFKHLTTGFLGTPILCPTLSAIGRDDLAFMLLNRKNYPSWLYPVTQGATTIWERWDGQKPDGSFQDVGMNSFNHYAYGAIGEWLYNHVAGIKVDENNPGYKKFFLAPNPGGGLTHVNSTFDSMYGKIVSGWKVSDGQMTYKVEVPVNTSAEVVLPNAKVAEVTMPDDLKSGATQTGTGVTVTVGSGTYSFSYPIAE from the coding sequence ATGAAGCAGTCAAAAGCTTTACTCAAATCACTCCTGTTAATTGTAATTATAAGTGTGTTTTCATCAGTGCTTTATGCAAAAACAGGTGTGAAAAAACTCGTTTGCGAGTACCACGAAAATCCTGTTGGCATTGATATCGAACAGCCAAGGTTAAGCTGGCAACTTTATTCCGATCAACAGAATGTAGTTCAATCGGCTTACGAAATCCGAGTGGCAGGTTCGGTGAATGAACTGTCATCAAAAAGCAAACAGTTGTGGAATTCCGGAAAGGTAGAATCCGATCAATCGGTGAATGTGGTTTATGGCGGCCCAAAACCCGAATCGATGCAACGTGTATACTGGCAGGTGCGTGTGTGGGATAACACCGGCAAAGCCAGTGCCTGGAGTGAACCGGCCTATTGGGAAATGGGAATTCTGGGGCCGGAGTTGTGGAAGGCGTCGTGGATTTCTTTGCCTAACGAACCGGAATCGAAAGACTCCCAACCGGCGCAATATTACCGGAATGAATTCTCCACATCAAAAAGTATAAAATCGGCGCGTGCGTATGTAACCTCGCACGGGTTATATCAGTTGTTTTTAAATGGTGAAAAAGTGGGCGACCAGTTATTTACTCCCGGCTGGACGAGCTATAATAAACGTCTGCAATATCAAACCTACGATGTAACCGGTATGCTGCAAAAAGAGAATGCCGTTGGTGTGGTTTTGGGTGATGGCTGGTACCGCGGAAATATTGGTTGGGTGAGTGCTAATGGCTACTACGGAGATCAACTGGCGTTGTTATTTCAGCTAAAAATTGATTATAACGACGGAACAAGCGAGTGGATAGTAAGCGACAAAAACTGGAAGGTAAATAATGGCCCGATTCGCAAATCGGATATCTACAATGGCGAAACTTACGATGCTCGTTTGGAATTAAATGGCTGGACCAGCACCGGATACAACGAAACAGACTGGCAAAGTGTTGAGGAAGTTGATCAACCCAAAGACCTTTTAATTGCGCCTCAGGGTGTTCCGGTTAAAGCGGTTGAAGAAATCAAACCAATCGAATTTATTACCACGCCAAAGGGTGAAAAGGTGTACGATATGGGCCAGAATATGGTAGGCTGGGTACGCATAAAAATGAAAGGAAAAGCGGGGCAAAAAGTGCAACTGAAATTTGCCGAAGTACTCGATAAAGAGGGGAATTTTTATACCGCCAATTTACGTGCGGCGGAATGTACCGATACTTATATTTTTGGGAAAGACGGTGAGGCGGTTTACGAACCAAAATTCACTTTTCACGGATTTCGCTATCTGCAGTTGATTGGTTTTGATGAGATGCCTTCGAAGGAAGACATTACCGGAGTGGTCATTTATTCGGATATGGAACCAACCGGAACATTTGCCTGTAACGATGAAATGATCAACCAACTGCAGCACAATATTCAGTGGGGACAAAAAGGTAATTTCCTTGATGTACCAACCGACTGTCCGCAACGCGACGAGCGTTTGGGCTGGACCGGCGATGCACAGGTGTTTAGTATGACTGCCGGCTACAATTTTAATGTGGCAGCTTTCTACACCAAGTGGATGAAAGATGTGGCTGCCGACCAGTTGGACAACGGCGTTATTCCGCATGTAATTCCTGATGTATTGAACGGACAGGGAGGCGCTACCGGCTGGGCCGATGTGGTGGCTGTTATTCCGTGGTCGGTGTATAAAATTTATGGCGACACTCGTATTCTGGAAGAAAGTTACCCGGCCATTACCAAATGGGTAGGTTATATGAACGAAAGGGCAGGCGACGATTACCTGTGGACAGGAGATACGCATTATGGCGATTGGCTGGCCTATGCCACAACCAATTCGGATTACCCGGGTGCTACAACAGAAAAGGATTTGCTGGCAACGGCTTACTTTTATTATACAACCACTTTAACCGCAAAAATTGCACAGCTAATTGGCAAACCTCAGGATGCCCAAAAGTACAAGCAGCTGGCGGCAAACATTAAAGAAGCTTTTAACGACGAGTTTGTAACACCTAACGGACGCCTGGTTTCGCATACGCAAACGGCGTATGTTATTGCACTTTCATTTGGCATATTGCCCGACAACATGGTTGATGCAGCTGCCGCTTACCTGGCCGGGGATGTAGAGAAATTCAAACACCTGACCACCGGCTTTTTGGGAACGCCGATTTTGTGCCCAACGCTTTCTGCAATTGGCCGCGACGATTTAGCCTTTATGTTGCTGAACCGTAAAAACTACCCATCGTGGTTGTACCCGGTAACGCAGGGTGCTACAACAATATGGGAGCGCTGGGACGGACAAAAGCCCGACGGATCGTTTCAGGATGTGGGAATGAACAGCTTTAACCATTACGCTTACGGCGCTATTGGCGAATGGTTATACAACCACGTGGCCGGTATAAAAGTGGATGAAAACAATCCGGGATACAAGAAATTCTTCCTGGCACCAAATCCGGGCGGTGGTTTAACCCATGTAAATTCAACTTTCGATTCGATGTATGGAAAGATCGTTTCCGGCTGGAAGGTCAGCGACGGACAAATGACTTACAAGGTTGAAGTTCCTGTAAATACCTCGGCCGAAGTGGTGCTGCCCAATGCGAAAGTAGCCGAAGTTACCATGCCTGACGATCTTAAATCAGGCGCCACACAAACCGGAACCGGTGTAACCGTTACGGTAGGGTCGGGGACTTACTCGTTTAGTTACCCGATAGCGGAGTAG
- a CDS encoding M14 family metallopeptidase, with the protein MVKKLLYLCFSGMLIVMSSGLKAQSDTGFEKYHTNREVQQLLKEFSSGNAKLHTIAESPGGEPITVLEIGANLDDVPAIFVGANFEGNVPLATEGALYLAQLLMDSTAYTENVKWYIMPQPNPDAAAVYFSALKTGQATNLFKINNDGDEATDEDGPDDLNGDGLITQMRIKSIEGSYIVSEKDARLMKKADKTKGERGEYKILTEGIDNDTDGLYNEDGTGGINVGIAFPHLFPYENKEAGLFAGQTPEVYGILRFIFDRPEISMVYTLGTSNFCLVPPKGGRKGDASLDKLKIPRRYAAMLNADANKTYTMDEAIELFKAVVSPGTDVTPSLVASYLSLGPALNPLEEDLVFYKKYAEDYKKYLKAKDFSTETLDPTPAKDGSFELWAYYHLGVPSFSMQLFSIPKVKEEAKKEDDKEASDDKKKKEEKPEKKDELSEKDKALLAYSDAELDGAGFVAWSKVDHPDFDEVEVGGYAPYLETTPKADKIESLLATQLPWLLQLSTKLPEFAIADKKVTDMGGGIYKLELYVANNGALPYPISMGQRNGQPAPVILTLDGDMELLEGKLRTPLGAIGANQVKKYTWLLKANKNKSITAGIESTVFTDVVEQIKIGG; encoded by the coding sequence ATGGTCAAAAAACTGCTTTACTTGTGCTTTTCCGGGATGCTTATAGTTATGAGCTCCGGCCTAAAAGCGCAGTCTGACACCGGGTTTGAAAAATACCACACCAACCGGGAGGTTCAGCAATTGTTAAAAGAATTTTCTTCGGGAAATGCCAAACTGCACACCATTGCCGAAAGCCCGGGTGGAGAACCAATTACTGTTTTGGAAATTGGTGCCAACCTCGACGATGTTCCGGCAATTTTTGTGGGTGCCAATTTTGAGGGGAATGTACCGCTGGCCACAGAGGGTGCGCTTTACCTGGCGCAACTATTAATGGATTCAACGGCCTACACCGAGAATGTAAAATGGTACATTATGCCACAACCAAATCCGGATGCTGCTGCTGTTTATTTTTCGGCACTAAAAACAGGACAGGCCACCAACCTTTTTAAAATAAACAACGATGGTGACGAAGCAACCGATGAAGATGGGCCTGACGATTTGAACGGCGACGGACTGATCACTCAAATGCGCATTAAAAGCATTGAAGGCAGTTATATCGTTTCGGAGAAAGATGCACGGTTGATGAAAAAAGCCGACAAAACAAAAGGCGAGCGCGGCGAATATAAAATACTGACAGAAGGAATTGACAACGACACCGACGGATTATACAACGAAGACGGTACAGGCGGAATTAACGTGGGAATTGCCTTCCCGCACCTTTTCCCCTACGAGAATAAGGAGGCCGGTTTGTTTGCCGGGCAAACTCCTGAAGTGTATGGAATACTGCGTTTTATTTTCGACCGTCCCGAGATTTCGATGGTGTATACTTTGGGTACATCAAACTTCTGCCTGGTTCCGCCAAAAGGTGGCCGTAAAGGTGATGCCAGCCTCGATAAATTAAAAATTCCACGCCGTTATGCCGCCATGCTTAACGCCGATGCCAATAAAACCTACACCATGGACGAAGCAATCGAATTGTTTAAAGCAGTTGTATCTCCGGGTACGGATGTTACTCCGTCGTTGGTGGCCAGCTACCTGAGTTTGGGACCGGCATTAAATCCGTTGGAAGAGGACCTGGTTTTTTATAAAAAATATGCCGAAGACTATAAAAAGTACCTGAAAGCAAAAGATTTCAGTACCGAAACCCTGGATCCGACGCCGGCAAAAGATGGTTCGTTTGAATTGTGGGCCTATTACCACCTCGGAGTGCCATCGTTTAGCATGCAACTATTCTCGATTCCGAAAGTAAAAGAAGAAGCGAAAAAAGAGGATGATAAAGAGGCCTCGGATGACAAGAAAAAGAAGGAGGAAAAGCCGGAGAAAAAAGATGAGTTGAGCGAAAAAGACAAAGCACTACTGGCTTATTCTGATGCTGAACTGGACGGAGCAGGATTTGTTGCCTGGTCAAAAGTGGATCATCCCGATTTTGATGAAGTAGAAGTGGGGGGTTATGCACCTTACCTGGAAACAACACCGAAAGCAGACAAGATTGAGTCCTTACTGGCCACACAATTGCCCTGGTTGCTCCAGTTGTCAACCAAACTTCCGGAGTTTGCGATTGCCGACAAAAAAGTGACCGATATGGGTGGAGGTATCTATAAACTGGAATTGTATGTAGCCAACAATGGCGCACTTCCCTACCCGATTTCGATGGGGCAGCGAAATGGTCAGCCGGCTCCTGTAATTCTTACGCTCGATGGCGATATGGAACTACTGGAAGGCAAGCTGCGCACACCCCTTGGAGCAATTGGTGCCAACCAGGTAAAAAAATACACCTGGCTGCTGAAAGCAAACAAAAACAAAAGTATTACTGCCGGAATTGAGTCGACAGTTTTTACCGATGTAGTTGAACAAATTAAAATTGGAGGTTAA
- a CDS encoding M14 family metallopeptidase: MIRKIFSLVALFSLAVTVFAADEPKIEVPLRFDRYYDYDDVVKALEVLHEAYPELTKLESVGESEEGLKIYALTINNKKTGAEHDKPGVWVDGNIHGNEIQAGEVCLYYANMLLTKYGKNEQVTKAVDSNVHYIIPVVNVDGRNHFFKDAHTPSSSRSIRIPKDDDGDGLFDEDAPDDLDGDGSICQMRIKDPNGNYKPDPEDPRIMVRVKPGEKGEYTILGSEGIDNDGDGRFNEDAEGYLDPNRNWGYHWQPQYVQQGAGNFPFSGVGIKAVDEFAAKHPNIIVNFSFHNSGGMWLRVPADDKTSIPSTDIAAYDVIGKEAIKITPGYVYMTSVELYPTFGDSDGQMFFVHGSYTFVGELFMREHETYKAKSDKPATGSESDRTERNREQLKFNDNVAQGELYKEWKPYNHPVYGEIEIGGWVKMSSRLPHPFMLPDLVHRNASVVLLAANETPKVEMDVFEVKELDNNLKRIRVRLTNKNGLSTMTAQAVKDKLYTIDHLKVSGAKVIAGGKINDYRLDQVSYKEHKPEVQFFAIPGHSSAEYEFIVQGKGEVKLEYSSQKAGITSTSVAL; the protein is encoded by the coding sequence ATGATACGCAAGATATTTTCATTAGTAGCATTATTCTCGTTGGCTGTTACCGTATTTGCCGCCGACGAACCAAAGATTGAAGTACCGTTACGCTTCGACCGTTATTACGATTACGACGATGTAGTTAAAGCCCTGGAAGTACTTCATGAGGCTTATCCGGAACTGACCAAACTGGAGTCGGTTGGAGAAAGCGAGGAAGGATTAAAAATTTATGCACTTACCATCAACAACAAAAAAACCGGTGCAGAACACGATAAACCGGGTGTTTGGGTTGACGGAAACATTCACGGGAATGAGATTCAGGCCGGTGAAGTATGCCTGTACTATGCCAATATGCTGCTTACTAAATATGGCAAAAATGAGCAGGTTACTAAGGCTGTCGACAGCAACGTACACTACATTATTCCGGTGGTGAATGTGGATGGCCGCAACCACTTTTTTAAGGATGCACATACGCCAAGTTCAAGCCGAAGCATTCGTATTCCAAAAGATGACGATGGCGACGGTTTATTTGATGAAGATGCCCCGGATGATCTGGATGGCGACGGCAGCATTTGCCAGATGCGTATAAAAGATCCGAACGGAAATTATAAACCCGATCCGGAAGATCCGCGCATTATGGTTCGTGTAAAACCCGGCGAAAAAGGTGAATACACCATTTTGGGTTCTGAAGGCATCGATAACGATGGCGACGGAAGATTTAACGAAGATGCAGAAGGTTATCTCGACCCGAACCGTAACTGGGGTTACCACTGGCAGCCTCAGTACGTGCAGCAGGGAGCAGGTAATTTCCCGTTTTCGGGCGTTGGCATAAAAGCAGTTGATGAGTTTGCTGCCAAACACCCCAATATTATCGTAAACTTTTCATTCCATAATTCGGGCGGTATGTGGCTGCGTGTTCCTGCCGATGATAAGACATCTATTCCATCAACAGATATAGCTGCTTATGATGTAATTGGTAAAGAAGCCATTAAAATTACTCCCGGATATGTTTATATGACCTCGGTTGAACTTTACCCGACATTTGGTGACTCAGATGGCCAAATGTTCTTTGTACACGGTTCGTATACTTTTGTTGGCGAATTGTTTATGCGCGAGCATGAAACTTACAAAGCGAAAAGTGATAAACCTGCAACCGGTTCCGAAAGTGACCGCACTGAACGTAACCGCGAACAATTGAAATTTAACGACAACGTGGCACAGGGCGAATTATACAAAGAGTGGAAACCTTACAACCACCCCGTTTACGGCGAAATTGAAATTGGTGGTTGGGTGAAAATGAGCTCGCGTTTACCACATCCGTTTATGTTGCCCGATTTGGTGCACCGCAACGCTTCAGTGGTTTTGCTGGCAGCCAACGAAACACCAAAAGTGGAAATGGATGTTTTTGAGGTAAAAGAGCTGGACAATAACCTGAAACGAATTCGGGTTCGCTTAACAAACAAGAACGGTTTATCGACCATGACGGCCCAGGCTGTAAAAGATAAGTTGTATACCATCGACCACCTGAAAGTTTCGGGAGCCAAAGTTATTGCCGGTGGAAAAATTAACGATTACCGCCTCGACCAGGTAAGTTATAAAGAACATAAACCTGAAGTTCAGTTCTTTGCCATTCCGGGACACAGTAGTGCAGAATATGAATTTATTGTTCAAGGCAAAGGAGAAGTTAAACTGGAATACTCCTCGCAAAAAGCAGGTATTACTAGTACTTCGGTTGCTTTATAA
- a CDS encoding magnesium-dependent phosphatase-1: MKLFVFDLDFTLWDAGGTWCDATNPPYYWSNGALLDQSNSEMELYPDVIPVLEELKKNKRKIAAASRTFEPSWAQDLLHLFDIDKYFDLKEIYPSSKIQHFSNIKKYFGIDYHEMVFFDDEHRNIHEVGKLGVEAVLVDNGLRKEQVFRYLK; the protein is encoded by the coding sequence ATGAAGTTATTCGTTTTTGATTTGGATTTTACCCTGTGGGATGCCGGTGGAACATGGTGCGATGCTACAAACCCGCCTTATTACTGGAGCAACGGAGCCTTACTCGACCAGTCAAACAGTGAAATGGAATTGTATCCCGACGTGATTCCTGTATTGGAGGAACTTAAAAAGAACAAGCGAAAAATTGCTGCAGCTTCACGAACTTTCGAGCCATCCTGGGCACAAGATCTGCTTCACCTGTTTGATATCGATAAATATTTCGACCTGAAAGAAATTTATCCGAGCAGTAAAATTCAGCATTTCTCAAATATCAAAAAGTATTTTGGAATTGACTATCACGAAATGGTTTTCTTCGACGACGAACACCGCAACATTCACGAAGTCGGGAAACTGGGAGTTGAGGCGGTTTTAGTAGACAACGGACTCCGAAAAGAGCAGGTATTTCGGTATTTAAAATAG
- a CDS encoding TRAP transporter large permease, which yields MEFLGVIVLVVSFIILLVIGVPIAISIGISGILTMLVTIMPLPAATTFAQRMATGLDSFALLAIPFFILAGNIMNKGGIAIRLINFARVLVGRWPAGLAFVNVFANMLFGAISGSAAASASAIGSIMMPEMNKEGYDKNFSAAVNITSATTGLSIPPSNILIVYSLASGGVSITALFLAGYAPGILTGLAIMAVALGMFSYKHFGFSGMVRNLGKFLAVIASLALVIVGLIKVNSVFSAGVATAIYGGIGALFLGGIGYYGSRHKKGALNALKTLWHALPSLMMLVIVIGGIVAGFFTATEASAVAVLYALVLAFIYRELSWKDLPDVILRSVKTTAFVLLLVATCIGLSWIMAYENIPQNVSEALLALSDNKFVILLIINLILLFVGVFMDMTPAVLIFTPIFLPIVTNLGLEPVHFGIIMVLNLSVGLGTPPVGSLLFIGCSVSQVKIETVIKPLIPMFIAMIVCLLLVTYIPEISMWLPQSLGF from the coding sequence ATGGAATTTTTAGGAGTAATTGTACTTGTAGTAAGCTTTATAATTTTACTTGTTATTGGAGTTCCCATTGCAATCAGTATCGGAATTTCAGGGATTTTAACCATGCTGGTAACCATTATGCCGCTTCCTGCCGCAACAACATTTGCACAGCGAATGGCAACAGGGCTGGATAGTTTTGCACTGCTGGCGATTCCGTTTTTTATACTGGCGGGGAATATAATGAACAAGGGAGGGATAGCCATCCGGCTTATTAACTTTGCCCGTGTTTTGGTTGGTCGCTGGCCTGCCGGACTGGCTTTTGTTAATGTTTTTGCAAATATGCTTTTCGGTGCTATTTCGGGCTCGGCTGCCGCTTCTGCTTCGGCAATCGGTAGTATTATGATGCCTGAAATGAACAAAGAGGGATACGATAAAAACTTTAGTGCAGCGGTAAACATTACTTCGGCAACAACAGGTTTGTCAATTCCGCCAAGTAATATCCTTATTGTATATTCACTGGCCAGTGGTGGTGTTTCCATCACCGCGCTTTTCCTTGCCGGCTATGCCCCGGGTATTTTAACCGGATTGGCAATTATGGCTGTGGCTTTGGGAATGTTCTCGTACAAACATTTTGGATTTAGCGGAATGGTTCGCAACCTCGGTAAATTCCTTGCCGTAATTGCGTCACTAGCTTTAGTAATTGTTGGATTGATAAAAGTAAACAGTGTATTTTCCGCAGGAGTAGCCACAGCCATTTATGGCGGAATCGGCGCATTGTTCCTGGGAGGAATTGGCTATTACGGCAGCAGACATAAAAAAGGTGCTTTGAATGCTTTAAAAACGCTCTGGCACGCTCTCCCTAGTCTGATGATGCTGGTGATTGTTATCGGTGGTATTGTAGCCGGTTTCTTCACCGCAACTGAAGCTTCGGCCGTGGCTGTTTTATACGCTTTGGTTTTGGCATTTATTTATCGTGAATTAAGTTGGAAAGACCTTCCCGACGTAATTCTACGCTCGGTAAAAACTACGGCATTTGTATTGTTGCTGGTTGCTACCTGTATCGGTTTATCGTGGATTATGGCTTACGAGAATATTCCGCAAAATGTAAGCGAAGCCTTATTGGCATTGAGCGATAATAAATTTGTAATTCTGCTGATCATCAATTTGATTTTACTGTTTGTGGGTGTGTTTATGGACATGACTCCGGCAGTGTTGATCTTTACACCGATATTCTTACCCATCGTTACCAATTTAGGATTGGAACCGGTTCACTTCGGAATTATCATGGTATTGAACCTGAGTGTTGGTTTGGGAACACCTCCAGTTGGTTCGCTGCTGTTTATCGGATGTAGTGTAAGCCAGGTAAAAATCGAAACGGTGATAAAACCACTAATCCCGATGTTTATAGCCATGATCGTTTGTTTGTTGCTGGTAACTTATATTCCTGAAATCTCGATGTGGTTACCTCAAAGCTTGGGATTTTAG
- a CDS encoding TRAP transporter small permease produces the protein MTIREKIDKVIEILLISIMSILVLDVLWQVFSRYVLSAPSSFTDELAGFLLIWVGMLGAANVAGKNEHLAIDLMLQKMKGAKKRRLQIIINSLVGLFALFVMVFGGSWLVYTRFYLNVKSAALALPLGYVYLIVPLSGLLIIYYAIDNSLNQNIEE, from the coding sequence ATGACTATCAGAGAAAAAATAGATAAAGTCATCGAGATCTTGTTGATTTCGATTATGAGCATATTGGTACTGGATGTACTCTGGCAGGTTTTTAGCCGCTACGTTTTGTCGGCACCAAGTTCATTCACCGACGAGCTGGCCGGATTCCTGTTGATTTGGGTAGGTATGTTGGGCGCTGCTAATGTGGCCGGAAAAAACGAACACCTCGCCATCGACCTGATGCTGCAAAAAATGAAAGGTGCCAAAAAACGCCGTTTGCAGATTATTATTAATTCGCTGGTTGGCCTTTTTGCGTTGTTTGTAATGGTGTTTGGAGGCTCGTGGTTGGTTTACACACGTTTCTACCTTAACGTAAAATCAGCAGCACTGGCGCTGCCTCTGGGCTACGTTTACCTCATTGTCCCTCTAAGCGGACTGCTTATTATTTATTATGCTATTGATAATTCACTGAACCAAAATATTGAAGAGTAA
- a CDS encoding TRAP transporter substrate-binding protein, producing the protein MRTKIFKAFSLVFVVVFLLGCAEVKEHKVLKLAHGLDPTHPVHKGMEFMAERLAEKSGGKLTIDIYPSGQLGSEQQCVELLQIGSLAITKVSAAVMESFTPKFKALGLPYVFRSKEHSFKVFDGEIGKELLLGTEEYWIRGLCFYDAGFRSFYTIDKPINTPDDLKGLKIRVMKSQTAMEMVRALGGSPTPISWGELYTALQSGVVDGAENNEPSLYTSHHYEVCKQYSLDEHTCVPDVLIISTKVWNTLSEQEKKWLQEAADESVPVERKYWAESVEESLRIVQENGVKINYPDKTLFAEKVSDMLDKYRQDEVLGDILRRIEAVK; encoded by the coding sequence ATGAGAACTAAAATCTTTAAAGCTTTTTCTTTGGTTTTTGTGGTGGTATTTCTTCTGGGATGCGCCGAAGTCAAAGAACATAAAGTGCTAAAACTTGCTCATGGTCTCGACCCGACTCACCCAGTGCATAAGGGAATGGAGTTTATGGCCGAACGTTTGGCCGAAAAATCAGGAGGGAAACTCACCATCGATATTTACCCCAGCGGGCAGTTGGGCTCCGAGCAGCAATGTGTAGAATTGTTGCAGATCGGAAGTCTGGCAATCACCAAAGTTTCGGCTGCAGTAATGGAAAGTTTTACTCCGAAATTTAAAGCACTGGGTTTGCCATATGTTTTCCGCTCGAAAGAACATTCATTTAAAGTTTTCGACGGGGAGATCGGTAAAGAATTGTTGCTGGGTACCGAAGAATACTGGATTCGTGGTTTGTGTTTTTACGATGCCGGTTTTCGTAGTTTTTATACCATCGACAAGCCGATTAATACTCCCGACGATTTAAAAGGGTTAAAAATCAGGGTGATGAAAAGCCAGACTGCCATGGAAATGGTGCGTGCTTTAGGTGGTTCACCAACACCAATTTCGTGGGGCGAATTATATACTGCGCTGCAAAGTGGAGTGGTTGACGGCGCCGAAAACAACGAGCCAAGTTTATATACTTCGCATCATTACGAGGTGTGTAAACAGTACTCATTAGATGAACATACCTGTGTGCCCGATGTGCTGATCATCAGTACAAAAGTGTGGAATACACTAAGCGAGCAGGAGAAAAAGTGGCTGCAGGAAGCTGCCGACGAATCAGTGCCTGTGGAACGGAAATACTGGGCCGAATCGGTTGAAGAATCGTTGCGGATCGTTCAGGAGAATGGTGTTAAGATCAATTATCCAGACAAAACATTATTTGCAGAAAAAGTTTCCGATATGTTGGATAAATACCGACAAGACGAAGTTTTGGGAGACATACTACGTCGCATTGAAGCCGTTAAATAG
- a CDS encoding bifunctional 4-hydroxy-2-oxoglutarate aldolase/2-dehydro-3-deoxy-phosphogluconate aldolase → MARFSRIEVALKMKETGMVPVFYHQDIEVCKAVVKACYDGGVRLFEFTNRGDFATLVFAELNKWTIENCPEMIMGVGSIVDEATAAMYIALGTNFVVAPLIDEATAKVCNKRKIAWSPGCGSVTEIGRAHELGAEVVKIFPGSQVGGPSFVKAVKGPMPYASIMPTGGVSPDKENLKQWFDAGVTCVGMGSQLFPKEILAEKNYAYITEKCAGALKIISDLTT, encoded by the coding sequence ATGGCAAGATTTTCAAGAATAGAAGTTGCATTAAAAATGAAAGAAACCGGAATGGTGCCGGTGTTCTATCATCAGGATATTGAGGTTTGTAAAGCAGTGGTAAAAGCCTGTTACGATGGTGGTGTGCGTTTGTTCGAATTCACTAACCGTGGCGATTTTGCTACCCTTGTTTTTGCTGAGTTAAACAAATGGACAATTGAAAACTGTCCGGAAATGATAATGGGAGTTGGCTCAATTGTTGACGAAGCTACAGCTGCTATGTATATCGCTTTGGGAACCAACTTTGTAGTTGCTCCGCTAATTGACGAAGCTACCGCAAAAGTTTGTAACAAACGCAAAATAGCCTGGAGTCCGGGTTGTGGTTCGGTAACTGAGATTGGCCGTGCTCACGAACTGGGTGCCGAGGTGGTTAAAATCTTCCCCGGATCGCAGGTGGGAGGACCAAGCTTTGTAAAAGCAGTAAAAGGACCAATGCCTTACGCCAGCATTATGCCAACCGGAGGTGTATCTCCGGATAAAGAGAACCTGAAACAATGGTTCGATGCCGGTGTAACTTGTGTGGGAATGGGATCGCAATTGTTCCCAAAAGAAATTTTGGCCGAAAAAAATTATGCCTATATTACCGAAAAATGTGCCGGGGCATTGAAAATTATCAGTGACCTGACAACATAA